In one Motacilla alba alba isolate MOTALB_02 chromosome 7, Motacilla_alba_V1.0_pri, whole genome shotgun sequence genomic region, the following are encoded:
- the MAP2 gene encoding microtubule-associated protein 2 isoform X19: MEFRVQEGTCPFAAEPLDTKQRESGKDNKTVEQPKYDALVPQSAKTEAADKKDSESKDKETMLSPPSEWILKTDSQKKGEASFAEPAAKPPAPQEQEHLSSQLPEVSRAEERTAGVPSSTNEVMAIKFQDNLKDIQGGAISHGESSLLLPEPKAEAAKSELPSGPSPALPQELSLKDSFKTHQELTDQLFAKDLSKDEQIHRDRTLSLQEVSAVTVDGLKTPSTPKIPPWGEEKDMTKDESDEEERYDFYDKGEARILDDGKITTKSEVKTVSPDKTDFQKDGEAKKSADSLKAEKETDQSGLSAAADVKKEAQQSTRVPPAKLSQELTLEKTAEHPDTAQLSRVTEKAPEAPGLTTEKTPTLEASQDKAVKKDTEEGKTSLAAPYQMKEEEDQSGMSKYFETSALKEEAFKADGLKQSSDYYELSDTKESKYEPYQRGPLIPEDEEEEEEEELQTELNQQQNVHAREMGYSTLAQSYTPDTSEEPSSPTERMFTIDPKVYGDKRELHSKNKDDLTLSRSLGLGGRSAIEQRSMSINLPMSCLDSIALGFSFGRAHDLSPLASDILTNTSGSMDEGDDYLPATTPALEKAPCFPIESREEDEHTEEEKVMVEEKVQPETLAEPSFQAKDYYKNGAVLAPDLPEMLDLAGTRSRLASVSADAEVAQKKPVPSDTVVEDSSTALPPVTNENHVILKAESQLEDLGYCVFNKYTVPLPSPVQDSENLTSETCPFYEGTDEKLRRGLAPDLSLIEVKLAAAEKSKEDFLSERDSGQHGESTLVRDFEEEKKEKLDTVLEKSEDQADSKQVCPIKGAEPEKTRAEAVLERKEESVASKVHLPADTMYDRTSASEIAIEKDSICLLLEKEKTLSVVPEIAEIAEIEAPIKPDYNAIKHDMEVAARRADQEYQSKLDTKISEVVSLPLGKDKASLKKAEPEPKDTQQKEETIFSREAKDADVLSKMEPSYAKDSTKLSEIEIKEKVTKPDLVHQEAVDKEESYESSGEHDQAQESLNGESVKPEDIKAEHPKPPVSGEEMPTQLPAKGASVELLFPKAEPLREEPAEVQMESIPQLVEGAEETLDRAVKPTETQKLLPCELAAGAPKEEEYEEEEVEAGQEAKEEDKQHLVSEMPPEFGEPRAEEMGAKGSPEALPELKGIIESVVTVEDDFITVVQTTVDEGESASHSVRFAATQQEDIETGDSQAEEELDLEEVEVEPKEGSREAPASPQREEILLTNYKTETCDDYKDETTIDDSIMDTDSLWADTQDDDRSIMTEQLETVPKEEKAERELRRSSLDKHKKEKPFKTGRGRISTPERKIAKKEPSTLSRDEVRRKKAVYKKAELAKKTEVQGHSPSRKIILKPAIKYTRPTHLSCVKRKQTAAGGETNQAPAVFKQAKEKLSTASLSKIPASKSRAKSLLPPRPSSACSLTTKRATCLDTDSFFVRPSSAGPRDSKSDAKDGVSKSPEKRSSLPRPSSILPPRRGVSGDRDREENSLSLTSSLSSSVRRTTRSEPIRSRTGKSGTSTPTTPGSTAITPGTPPSYASRTPGTPGTPSYSRTPHTPGTPKSAILVPTEKKVAIIRTPPKSPATPKQLRVINQPLPDLKNVRSKIGSTDNIKYQPKGGQVRILNKKIDFSDIQSRCGSRDNIKHSAGGGNVQIVTKKIDLSHVTSKCGSLKNIHHKPGGGRVKIESVKLDFKEKAQAKVGSLENAHHVPGGGNVKIDSQKLNFREHAKARVDHGAEIITQSPGRSSMASPRRLSNVSSSGSINLLESPQLATLAEDVTAALAKQGL, from the exons ATGGAATTCCGTGTCCAGGAGGGCACATGCCCTTTTGCAGCAGAACCATTAGACACAAAGCAACGTGAATCTGGGAAGGACAATAAGACTGTTGAGCAACCTAAATACGATGCCTTAGTTCCACAGTCAGCAAAAACAGAGGCTGCAGATAAAAAGGATTCAGAGAgcaaagacaaagaaacaatGCTTTCACCTCCATCAGAATGGATCTTGAAAACTGATTCACAGAAGAAAGGGGAAGCCAGTTTTGCAGAACCTGCTGCtaagcctcctgctcctcaagAACAAGAGCACTTGTCATCTCAGCTGCCTGAAGtgagcagggcagaagaaaggaCTGCAGGTGTGCCCTCATCAACCAACGAAGTTATggctatcaaatttcaagacAACCTCAAAGATATCCAAGGTGGTGCCATCAGCCATGGTGAAAGTTCTCTATTGCTACCAGAACCCAAGGCAGAAGCAGCCAAAAGTGAACTTCCTTCAGGCccatctcctgctctcccccagGAGCTTTCACTCAAAGACAGTTTCAAAACACATCAGGAACTCACTGACCAACTGTTTGCCAAAGACCTCAGTAAAGATGAACAGATCCACAGAGACAGGACATTATCTCTCCAAGAAGTCTCAGCAGTAACTGTAGATGGATTGAAAACTCCAagcaccccaaaaatccctccatggggagaggaaaaggacaTGACTAAGGATGAGAGCGATGAAGAGGAAAGGTACGACTTCTATGATAAAGGGGAGGCTCGAATATTAGATGATGGTAAAATTACCACAAAATCAGAAGTTAAGACAGTTTCCCCAGACAAAACAGACTTTCAGAAGGATGGTGAAGCTAAAAAGTCAGCTGATAGtctcaaagcagaaaaagaaacgGACCAAAGtgggctctcagcagcagcagatgtgaAAAAGGAGGCACAGCAAAGCACACGGGTACCCCCAGCTAAGTTAAGCCAGGAACTGACCCTTGAGAAAACAGCAGAGCACCCTGATACCGCTCAGTTATCCAGAGTAACAGAGAAAGCCCCTGAGGCACCAGGTTTAACCACTGAGAAGACTCCTACTCTAGAAGCTTCTCAAGACAAAGCTGTTAAAAAAGATACTGAGGAGGGTAAGACAAGTCTTGCAGCTCCTTATCAAATGAAAGAAGAGGAGGATCAGTCAGGAATGTCAAAGTATTTTGAAACCTCTGCTCTGAAAGAGGAAGCCTTCAAAGCAGATGGTCTGAAACAAAGCAGTGATTACTATGAGCTAAGTGACACTAAAGAGAGTAAATATGAGCCTTATCAGAGAGGTCCTCTAATACCtgaagatgaagaggaggaggaagaggaagaattaCAGACAGAATTAAATCAGCAGCAGAATGTGCATGCTCGTGAAATGGGGTACAGTACCCTGGCTCAGAGCTATACACCAGACACATCTGAAGAACCCAGTTCTCCAACAGAAAGAATGTTCACTATTGACCCCAAAGTGTACGGGGATAAGAGAGAActtcacagtaaaaataaagatgacCTAACTCTGAGCAGGAGCTTGGGACTTGGGGGGAGATCCGCAATTGAACAGAGAAGTATGTCTATTAACTTGCCCATGTCCTGTCTGGATTCAATAGCCCTAGGATTTAGTTTTGGTCGTGCACATGATCTTTCTCCCCTCGCTTCAGATATTCTAACTAACACTAGTGGAAGTATGGATGAAGGTGATGACTACTTGCCAGCAACCACACCAGCGTTGGAGAAGGCCCCCTGCTTCCCCATtgaaagcagagaggaagacgagcacacagaagaagaaaaagtgatGGTAGAAGAAAAAGTCCAGCCTGAGACCTTGGCTGAACCATCTTTCCAGGCCAAAGATTACTACAAAAATGGGGCTGTCCTGGCTCCTGACCTGCCTGAAATGTTAGACTTGGCAGGGACAAGATCTAGATTAGCCTCTGTGAGTGCAGATGCTGAGGTGGCACAGAAGAAGCCAGTTCCTTCTGACACTGTTGTGgaagacagcagcacagccctgccacctgtgacaaatGAAAACCATGTAATTCTGAAAGCTGAAAGTCAGCTGGAAGACTTGGGCTACTGTGTTTTCAATAAGTACACAGTACCACTCCCTTCTCCAGTTCAGGACAGTGAGAATTTAACGAGTGAAACCTGTCCCTTCTACGAAGGCACAGATGAAAAACTGAGACGTGGCCTCGCTCCTGACTTGTCTTTAATAGAAGTgaagctggcagctgctgaaaaatcaaaagaagaCTTCCTCAGTGAAAGAGATTCAGGTCAGCATGGTGAGTCCACTCTGGTGAGGGACtttgaggaggagaaaaaagagaaactggaTACTGTGCTAGAAAAAAGTGAAGATCAAGCTGACTCTAAACAGGTCTGTCCCATTAAAGGAGCAGAACCAGAGAAGACAAGAGCTGAGGCAGTGttagaaaggaaagaagaaagcgTGGCTAGTAAAGTTCATTTACCTGCCGATACAATGTATGACAGAACTTCTGCTTCAGAGATAGCAATAGAAAAGGATTCTATTTGTTTGTTGTTGGAGAAGGAGAAGACTCTAAGTGTTGTTCCTGAGATAGCTGAGATAGCTGAGATAGAAGCTCCAATTAAACCAGATTACAATGCAATTAAACACGATATGGAGGTAGCTGCAAGGAGAGCTGACCAAGAATATCAGAGTAAGTTAGACACTAAGATCAGTGAGGTTGTTTCTCTTCCATTAGGGAAGGACAAAGCCTCTCTTAAAAAAGCAGAGCCTGAACCCAAAGACACTCAGCAGAAAGAGGAGACCATCTTCTCCAGAGAAGCAAAGGATGCAGATGTACTTTCCAAGATGGAGCCGAGTTATGCAAAGGACAGCACCAAACTGTCAGAAATTGAAATTAAGGAAAAAGTAACTAAGCCAGATCTGGTACATCAAGAGGCAGTTGATAAGGAGGAATCCTATGAATCTAGTGGAGAGCATGATCAAGCCCAAGAAAGTTTGAATGGAGAATCTGTGAAACCAGAGGATATCAAAGCAGAACATCCAAAACCTCCCGTGTCTGGGGAGGAGATGCCTACACAGTTACCAGCTAAGGGGGCTTCTGTGGAGCTCCTCTTTCCAAAAGCTGAGCCTCTCCGGGAGGAACCTGCTGAGGTTCAGATGGAGAGCATACCACAACTTGTAGAAGGAGCTGAAGAGACTCTTGATAGAGCTGTGAAACCTACAGAAACCCaaaagctgctgccatgtgaACTGGCAGCTGGAGCCCCGAAAGAGGAAGAATATGAGGAAGAAGAGGTGGAAGCAGGGCAAGAAGCAAAAGAAGAGGATAAACAGCATCTTGTATCAGAAATGCCCCCAGAGTTTGGCGAGCCTCGTGCAGAAGAAATGGGAGCCAAGGGTAGCCCAGAAGCCCTGCCTGAGCTGAAAGGCATTATTGAATCAGTAGTGACAGTGGAGGATGACTTTATCACAGTGGTGCAGACAACAGTTGATGAGGGTGAATCCGCTTCTCACAGCGTGCGCTTCGCTGCTACTCAGCAGGAAGACATTGAAACAGGAGACTCCCAGGCTGAGGAGGAGCTAGATCTTGAAGAAGTGGAAGTTGAGCCCAAGGAAGGCTCCCGAGAGGCTCCTGCTTCACCCCAGAGAGAAGAAATCCTGCTCACTAACTACAAAACAGAGACGTGCGATGATTACAAAGATGAAACAACAATTGATGACTCCATCATGGACACAGACAGTCTCTGGGCAGACACTCAAG ATGATGATAGGAGCATCATGACTGAACAGTTAGAGACTGTTCCTaaagaggagaaagcagagagagaatTGCGAAGATCATCTCTTGATAAgcataaaaaagagaaaccttTTAAAACTGGGAGAGGCAGGATTTCTActcctgaaaggaaaatagCTAAAAAGGAACCTAGCACACTCTCCAGAGATgaagtgagaaggaaaaaag CAGTGTATAAGAAAGCTGAACTTGCTAAAAAAACTGAAGTTCAGGGCCACTCTCCctccaggaaaataattttaaaacctgcTATCAAATATACTAGACCAACTCATCTCTCCTGTGTTAAACGGAAGCAGACAG CAGCAGGTGGTGAAACAAACCAGGCTCCTGCTGTATTTaaacaagcaaaggaaaaactcTCA ACTGCCTCTTTGTCAAAGATTCCTGCCTCAAAGTCTAGAGCAAAGTCATTGCTTCCTCCAAGACCCAGCTCAGCTTGCTCATTAACCACTAAAAGGGCCACATGTCTGGATACAGACAGTTTTTTTGTTCGGCCCTCCTCTGCAGGCCCAAGAGACTCAAAATCAGATGCTAAG GATGGAGTAAGCAAGAGCCCTGAGAAGCGTTCATCTCTACCAAGGCCTTCCTCTATCCTTCCTCCTCGCCGAGGTGTTTcaggagacagagacagagaggagAACTCCCTCTCCCTCacatcttctctttcttcttcagtaCGACGGACTACCC GATCAGAGCCAATTCGTAGCAGAACGGGAAAAAGTGGAACTTCTACCCCCACTACTCCTGGCTCCACTGCCATCACTCCAGGGACACCACCAAGCTATGCCTCCCGTACCCCAGGCACTCCAGGGACACCCAGTTACTCCAGAACTCCCCACACTCCTGGGACCCCCAAATCGGCAATACTGGTACCTACTGAGAAAAAAGTTGCCATAATTCGCACTCCTCCTAAATCTCCAGCCACTCCAAAGCAGCTACGAGTTATTAATCAGCCTCTACCTGACCTCAAGAATGTCAGGTCCAAAATTGGGTCAACAGATAATATCAAATACCAGCCTAAAGGAGGGCAG GTTAGGATTTTAAACAAGAAGATCGATTTTAGCGATATTCAGTCCCGGTGTGGTTCCAGAGATAACATCAAACATTCTGCAGGGGGAGGAAAT GTACAAATTGTAACCAAGAAGATTGACTTGAGTCATGTGACTTCCAAGTGTGGCTCACTCAAGAATATCCACCACAAACCAG gagGTGGGCGTGTGAAAATTGAGAGTGTGAAACtggatttcaaagaaaaagctCAGGCTAAAGTTGGTTCACTGGAAAATGCCCACCATGTACCTGGTGGTGGTAATGTCAAG ATTGACAGCCAGAAGCTGAACTTCAGAGAGCACGCCAAGGCCCGTGTTGACCACGGGGCTGAGATCATCACGCAGTCACCAGGCAGGTCCAGCATGGCCTCGCCACGCAGACTCAGCAACGTCTCATCCTCTGGAAGCATCAACCTGCTCGAATCACCCCAGCTTGCTACCCTTGCTGAAGATGTCACAGCAGCCCTTGCCAAGCAGGGGTTATGA
- the MAP2 gene encoding microtubule-associated protein 2 isoform X32, which produces MAEDRKDEAKAPHWTSGQLTEASSHPHSPEIKDQGGASAGLVRSANGFPYREDEELRLGSHEQPGTYAQTKENGINGELSSGSRETAEEVSARIVQVVTAEAVAVLKGEQEKEAQHKDQPGSLPLAVEESANLPPSPPPSPASEQTGVLEEATKMEFRVQEGTCPFAAEPLDTKQRESGKDNKTVEQPKYDALVPQSAKTEAADKKDSESKDKETMLSPPSEWILKTDSQKKGEASFAEPAAKPPAPQEQEHLSSQLPEVSRAEERTAGVPSSTNEVMAIKFQDNLKDIQGGAISHGESSLLLPEPKAEAAKSELPSGPSPALPQELSLKDSFKTHQELTDQLFAKDLSKDEQIHRDRTLSLQEVSAVTVDGLKTPSTPKIPPWGEEKDMTKDESDEEERYDFYDKGEARILDDGKITTKSEVKTVSPDKTDFQKDGEAKKSADSLKAEKETDQSGLSAAADVKKEAQQSTRVPPAKLSQELTLEKTAEHPDTAQLSRVTEKAPEAPGLTTEKTPTLEASQDKAVKKDTEEGKTSLAAPYQMKEEEDQSGMSKYFETSALKEEAFKADGLKQSSDYYELSDTKESKYEPYQRGPLIPEDEEEEEEEELQTELNQQQNVHAREMGYSTLAQSYTPDTSEEPSSPTERMFTIDPKVYGDKRELHSKNKDDLTLSRSLGLGGRSAIEQRSMSINLPMSCLDSIALGFSFGRAHDLSPLASDILTNTSGSMDEGDDYLPATTPALEKAPCFPIESREEDEHTEEEKVMVEEKVQPETLAEPSFQAKDYYKNGAVLAPDLPEMLDLAGTRSRLASVSADAEVAQKKPVPSDTVVEDSSTALPPVTNENHVILKAESQLEDLGYCVFNKYTVPLPSPVQDSENLTSETCPFYEGTDEKLRRGLAPDLSLIEVKLAAAEKSKEDFLSERDSGQHGESTLVRDFEEEKKEKLDTVLEKSEDQADSKQVCPIKGAEPEKTRAEAVLERKEESVASKVHLPADTMYDRTSASEIAIEKDSICLLLEKEKTLSVVPEIAEIAEIEAPIKPDYNAIKHDMEVAARRADQEYQSKLDTKISEVVSLPLGKDKASLKKAEPEPKDTQQKEETIFSREAKDADVLSKMEPSYAKDSTKLSEIEIKEKVTKPDLVHQEAVDKEESYESSGEHDQAQESLNGESVKPEDIKAEHPKPPVSGEEMPTQLPAKGASVELLFPKAEPLREEPAEVQMESIPQLVEGAEETLDRAVKPTETQKLLPCELAAGAPKEEEYEEEEVEAGQEAKEEDKQHLVSEMPPEFGEPRAEEMGAKGSPEALPELKGIIESVVTVEDDFITVVQTTVDEGESASHSVRFAATQQEDIETGDSQAEEELDLEEVEVEPKEGSREAPASPQREEILLTNYKTETCDDYKDETTIDDSIMDTDSLWADTQDDDRSIMTEQLETVPKEEKAERELRRSSLDKHKKEKPFKTGRGRISTPERKIAKKEPSTLSRDEVRRKKAVYKKAELAKKTEVQGHSPSRKIILKPAIKYTRPTHLSCVKRKQTAGGETNQAPAVFKQAKEKLSDGVSKSPEKRSSLPRPSSILPPRRGVSGDRDREENSLSLTSSLSSSVRRTTRSEPIRSRTGKSGTSTPTTPGSTAITPGTPPSYASRTPGTPGTPSYSRTPHTPGTPKSAILVPTEKKVAIIRTPPKSPATPKQLRVINQPLPDLKNVRSKIGSTDNIKYQPKGGQVQIVTKKIDLSHVTSKCGSLKNIHHKPGGGRVKIESVKLDFKEKAQAKVGSLENAHHVPGGGNVKIDSQKLNFREHAKARVDHGAEIITQSPGRSSMASPRRLSNVSSSGSINLLESPQLATLAEDVTAALAKQGL; this is translated from the exons CCACGAAGATGGAATTCCGTGTCCAGGAGGGCACATGCCCTTTTGCAGCAGAACCATTAGACACAAAGCAACGTGAATCTGGGAAGGACAATAAGACTGTTGAGCAACCTAAATACGATGCCTTAGTTCCACAGTCAGCAAAAACAGAGGCTGCAGATAAAAAGGATTCAGAGAgcaaagacaaagaaacaatGCTTTCACCTCCATCAGAATGGATCTTGAAAACTGATTCACAGAAGAAAGGGGAAGCCAGTTTTGCAGAACCTGCTGCtaagcctcctgctcctcaagAACAAGAGCACTTGTCATCTCAGCTGCCTGAAGtgagcagggcagaagaaaggaCTGCAGGTGTGCCCTCATCAACCAACGAAGTTATggctatcaaatttcaagacAACCTCAAAGATATCCAAGGTGGTGCCATCAGCCATGGTGAAAGTTCTCTATTGCTACCAGAACCCAAGGCAGAAGCAGCCAAAAGTGAACTTCCTTCAGGCccatctcctgctctcccccagGAGCTTTCACTCAAAGACAGTTTCAAAACACATCAGGAACTCACTGACCAACTGTTTGCCAAAGACCTCAGTAAAGATGAACAGATCCACAGAGACAGGACATTATCTCTCCAAGAAGTCTCAGCAGTAACTGTAGATGGATTGAAAACTCCAagcaccccaaaaatccctccatggggagaggaaaaggacaTGACTAAGGATGAGAGCGATGAAGAGGAAAGGTACGACTTCTATGATAAAGGGGAGGCTCGAATATTAGATGATGGTAAAATTACCACAAAATCAGAAGTTAAGACAGTTTCCCCAGACAAAACAGACTTTCAGAAGGATGGTGAAGCTAAAAAGTCAGCTGATAGtctcaaagcagaaaaagaaacgGACCAAAGtgggctctcagcagcagcagatgtgaAAAAGGAGGCACAGCAAAGCACACGGGTACCCCCAGCTAAGTTAAGCCAGGAACTGACCCTTGAGAAAACAGCAGAGCACCCTGATACCGCTCAGTTATCCAGAGTAACAGAGAAAGCCCCTGAGGCACCAGGTTTAACCACTGAGAAGACTCCTACTCTAGAAGCTTCTCAAGACAAAGCTGTTAAAAAAGATACTGAGGAGGGTAAGACAAGTCTTGCAGCTCCTTATCAAATGAAAGAAGAGGAGGATCAGTCAGGAATGTCAAAGTATTTTGAAACCTCTGCTCTGAAAGAGGAAGCCTTCAAAGCAGATGGTCTGAAACAAAGCAGTGATTACTATGAGCTAAGTGACACTAAAGAGAGTAAATATGAGCCTTATCAGAGAGGTCCTCTAATACCtgaagatgaagaggaggaggaagaggaagaattaCAGACAGAATTAAATCAGCAGCAGAATGTGCATGCTCGTGAAATGGGGTACAGTACCCTGGCTCAGAGCTATACACCAGACACATCTGAAGAACCCAGTTCTCCAACAGAAAGAATGTTCACTATTGACCCCAAAGTGTACGGGGATAAGAGAGAActtcacagtaaaaataaagatgacCTAACTCTGAGCAGGAGCTTGGGACTTGGGGGGAGATCCGCAATTGAACAGAGAAGTATGTCTATTAACTTGCCCATGTCCTGTCTGGATTCAATAGCCCTAGGATTTAGTTTTGGTCGTGCACATGATCTTTCTCCCCTCGCTTCAGATATTCTAACTAACACTAGTGGAAGTATGGATGAAGGTGATGACTACTTGCCAGCAACCACACCAGCGTTGGAGAAGGCCCCCTGCTTCCCCATtgaaagcagagaggaagacgagcacacagaagaagaaaaagtgatGGTAGAAGAAAAAGTCCAGCCTGAGACCTTGGCTGAACCATCTTTCCAGGCCAAAGATTACTACAAAAATGGGGCTGTCCTGGCTCCTGACCTGCCTGAAATGTTAGACTTGGCAGGGACAAGATCTAGATTAGCCTCTGTGAGTGCAGATGCTGAGGTGGCACAGAAGAAGCCAGTTCCTTCTGACACTGTTGTGgaagacagcagcacagccctgccacctgtgacaaatGAAAACCATGTAATTCTGAAAGCTGAAAGTCAGCTGGAAGACTTGGGCTACTGTGTTTTCAATAAGTACACAGTACCACTCCCTTCTCCAGTTCAGGACAGTGAGAATTTAACGAGTGAAACCTGTCCCTTCTACGAAGGCACAGATGAAAAACTGAGACGTGGCCTCGCTCCTGACTTGTCTTTAATAGAAGTgaagctggcagctgctgaaaaatcaaaagaagaCTTCCTCAGTGAAAGAGATTCAGGTCAGCATGGTGAGTCCACTCTGGTGAGGGACtttgaggaggagaaaaaagagaaactggaTACTGTGCTAGAAAAAAGTGAAGATCAAGCTGACTCTAAACAGGTCTGTCCCATTAAAGGAGCAGAACCAGAGAAGACAAGAGCTGAGGCAGTGttagaaaggaaagaagaaagcgTGGCTAGTAAAGTTCATTTACCTGCCGATACAATGTATGACAGAACTTCTGCTTCAGAGATAGCAATAGAAAAGGATTCTATTTGTTTGTTGTTGGAGAAGGAGAAGACTCTAAGTGTTGTTCCTGAGATAGCTGAGATAGCTGAGATAGAAGCTCCAATTAAACCAGATTACAATGCAATTAAACACGATATGGAGGTAGCTGCAAGGAGAGCTGACCAAGAATATCAGAGTAAGTTAGACACTAAGATCAGTGAGGTTGTTTCTCTTCCATTAGGGAAGGACAAAGCCTCTCTTAAAAAAGCAGAGCCTGAACCCAAAGACACTCAGCAGAAAGAGGAGACCATCTTCTCCAGAGAAGCAAAGGATGCAGATGTACTTTCCAAGATGGAGCCGAGTTATGCAAAGGACAGCACCAAACTGTCAGAAATTGAAATTAAGGAAAAAGTAACTAAGCCAGATCTGGTACATCAAGAGGCAGTTGATAAGGAGGAATCCTATGAATCTAGTGGAGAGCATGATCAAGCCCAAGAAAGTTTGAATGGAGAATCTGTGAAACCAGAGGATATCAAAGCAGAACATCCAAAACCTCCCGTGTCTGGGGAGGAGATGCCTACACAGTTACCAGCTAAGGGGGCTTCTGTGGAGCTCCTCTTTCCAAAAGCTGAGCCTCTCCGGGAGGAACCTGCTGAGGTTCAGATGGAGAGCATACCACAACTTGTAGAAGGAGCTGAAGAGACTCTTGATAGAGCTGTGAAACCTACAGAAACCCaaaagctgctgccatgtgaACTGGCAGCTGGAGCCCCGAAAGAGGAAGAATATGAGGAAGAAGAGGTGGAAGCAGGGCAAGAAGCAAAAGAAGAGGATAAACAGCATCTTGTATCAGAAATGCCCCCAGAGTTTGGCGAGCCTCGTGCAGAAGAAATGGGAGCCAAGGGTAGCCCAGAAGCCCTGCCTGAGCTGAAAGGCATTATTGAATCAGTAGTGACAGTGGAGGATGACTTTATCACAGTGGTGCAGACAACAGTTGATGAGGGTGAATCCGCTTCTCACAGCGTGCGCTTCGCTGCTACTCAGCAGGAAGACATTGAAACAGGAGACTCCCAGGCTGAGGAGGAGCTAGATCTTGAAGAAGTGGAAGTTGAGCCCAAGGAAGGCTCCCGAGAGGCTCCTGCTTCACCCCAGAGAGAAGAAATCCTGCTCACTAACTACAAAACAGAGACGTGCGATGATTACAAAGATGAAACAACAATTGATGACTCCATCATGGACACAGACAGTCTCTGGGCAGACACTCAAG ATGATGATAGGAGCATCATGACTGAACAGTTAGAGACTGTTCCTaaagaggagaaagcagagagagaatTGCGAAGATCATCTCTTGATAAgcataaaaaagagaaaccttTTAAAACTGGGAGAGGCAGGATTTCTActcctgaaaggaaaatagCTAAAAAGGAACCTAGCACACTCTCCAGAGATgaagtgagaaggaaaaaag CAGTGTATAAGAAAGCTGAACTTGCTAAAAAAACTGAAGTTCAGGGCCACTCTCCctccaggaaaataattttaaaacctgcTATCAAATATACTAGACCAACTCATCTCTCCTGTGTTAAACGGAAGCAGACAG CAGGTGGTGAAACAAACCAGGCTCCTGCTGTATTTaaacaagcaaaggaaaaactcTCA GATGGAGTAAGCAAGAGCCCTGAGAAGCGTTCATCTCTACCAAGGCCTTCCTCTATCCTTCCTCCTCGCCGAGGTGTTTcaggagacagagacagagaggagAACTCCCTCTCCCTCacatcttctctttcttcttcagtaCGACGGACTACCC GATCAGAGCCAATTCGTAGCAGAACGGGAAAAAGTGGAACTTCTACCCCCACTACTCCTGGCTCCACTGCCATCACTCCAGGGACACCACCAAGCTATGCCTCCCGTACCCCAGGCACTCCAGGGACACCCAGTTACTCCAGAACTCCCCACACTCCTGGGACCCCCAAATCGGCAATACTGGTACCTACTGAGAAAAAAGTTGCCATAATTCGCACTCCTCCTAAATCTCCAGCCACTCCAAAGCAGCTACGAGTTATTAATCAGCCTCTACCTGACCTCAAGAATGTCAGGTCCAAAATTGGGTCAACAGATAATATCAAATACCAGCCTAAAGGAGGGCAG GTACAAATTGTAACCAAGAAGATTGACTTGAGTCATGTGACTTCCAAGTGTGGCTCACTCAAGAATATCCACCACAAACCAG gagGTGGGCGTGTGAAAATTGAGAGTGTGAAACtggatttcaaagaaaaagctCAGGCTAAAGTTGGTTCACTGGAAAATGCCCACCATGTACCTGGTGGTGGTAATGTCAAG ATTGACAGCCAGAAGCTGAACTTCAGAGAGCACGCCAAGGCCCGTGTTGACCACGGGGCTGAGATCATCACGCAGTCACCAGGCAGGTCCAGCATGGCCTCGCCACGCAGACTCAGCAACGTCTCATCCTCTGGAAGCATCAACCTGCTCGAATCACCCCAGCTTGCTACCCTTGCTGAAGATGTCACAGCAGCCCTTGCCAAGCAGGGGTTATGA